In Veillonellales bacterium, the following are encoded in one genomic region:
- a CDS encoding 4Fe-4S dicluster domain-containing protein, which translates to MSDQLIPIYVMGKRYDVPEGLTIMTAMEWIGYKFIRGCGCRGGFCGACGTAYRLAGDYKLRFGLACQALVQPNMHLTQIPFYPNPKTPYNIEDIKDPVETLLTLFPEIKKCVGCGACAKACPEGLRPIDYIAAALRGDWKTAAELSFDCLMCGLCASRCTGELVPHNIALFIRRYYSKYVRPMPANLLARTKEIRDGKFDNGVKKLANMSEEQLKKLYDQRDFEKI; encoded by the coding sequence ATGAGTGATCAGTTAATACCCATTTATGTAATGGGAAAGCGCTATGACGTCCCCGAAGGACTTACCATTATGACGGCCATGGAATGGATTGGCTATAAGTTCATTCGCGGTTGTGGCTGCAGGGGTGGTTTTTGCGGCGCTTGCGGAACTGCCTATCGGCTGGCAGGCGATTATAAGTTAAGATTTGGTTTGGCTTGTCAGGCTTTGGTTCAACCGAATATGCATCTGACGCAAATCCCGTTTTATCCCAATCCGAAGACACCTTATAATATTGAAGACATCAAAGACCCGGTAGAGACGCTGTTGACGTTGTTTCCGGAAATCAAGAAATGTGTCGGCTGCGGCGCCTGCGCCAAAGCTTGTCCGGAAGGGCTGCGTCCCATTGATTATATAGCAGCGGCGCTGCGCGGGGATTGGAAAACAGCGGCGGAATTATCCTTTGACTGTTTGATGTGCGGTTTGTGTGCGTCAAGGTGTACAGGCGAATTGGTGCCGCATAATATAGCTCTTTTTATCCGCCGGTACTATTCCAAGTATGTTCGTCCTATGCCGGCCAACTTGCTTGCCCGTACGAAGGAGATCAGAGACGGCAAGTTTGATAATGGGGTAAAAAAGCTGGCAAATATGAGTGAAGAACAATTGAAAAAACTATATGATCAACGGGACTTTGAGAAAATTTAG
- a CDS encoding methyl-accepting chemotaxis protein, with protein MKSIQTKLTITILVIFLVAMSILGGLNYWKARSIISENLNTDIAQKAENSANDVGDWLKARQAEMQIMSAAPIVQNGNFAEIAPFLINVSQADKALYDSIGYIKPDGTYINSGGKQGSLADRDYFQQAIKGQAVISDPVISKSTGKPIVPIAIPVKTNGVISGVIYGSVNMDGLSKKVLDVKIGQTGYAFVAQGDGLRIIHPDKDVAMKVNPLTDSATDPNLRQVSERMSRGETGLTAFAYKGAEKTYAFAPVAGTKWSLALGVPTAEVTGAVSTLRNISLVTIVIVLILAAVFIIGYARRIAKPIKALAAAANRIAGGDISQTKLDIHSNDEIGLLGQSFEQMTQNLREIIQKVQGATEQVSASSEELTASSEQSTQAANQIAVSITDVAAGSTAQMEAANESSAVVEQMSASIQQIAANANQVADQSGQAADKAKEGDKTVEKAVNQMTQIEDTVNTSAQVVVKLGERSKEIGQIVDTISGIAGQTNLLALNAAIEAARAGEQGRGFAVVAEEVRKLAEQSQDAAKKIAELIGEIQGETDKAVIAMNEGTQEVKAGADVVNAAGTAFREIMNVVTQVSDQVKEISASIQQMATGSQHIVNSVSKIDELSKKSASESQSVSAAAEEQLASMEEIASSSQALAKLAQDLQTAVAGFRL; from the coding sequence ATGAAAAGTATTCAAACGAAGTTAACGATTACCATTCTTGTTATTTTTCTAGTGGCGATGAGTATTTTAGGCGGTCTTAACTACTGGAAAGCACGTTCAATTATCAGCGAAAATTTAAACACGGATATTGCCCAAAAAGCGGAAAATTCCGCTAATGACGTAGGGGACTGGCTGAAGGCCCGGCAGGCGGAAATGCAGATTATGTCGGCTGCCCCTATCGTCCAGAATGGAAATTTTGCTGAGATCGCGCCGTTTTTGATCAATGTTTCTCAAGCCGATAAGGCATTATACGACAGCATCGGCTATATCAAGCCGGATGGTACATATATAAATTCAGGAGGAAAGCAGGGCAGTTTGGCTGACAGAGACTACTTTCAACAGGCGATTAAGGGACAAGCCGTTATTTCCGATCCGGTCATTTCCAAATCTACCGGCAAACCGATTGTGCCAATCGCTATACCCGTCAAAACGAATGGCGTGATAAGCGGCGTGATTTATGGTTCGGTCAATATGGACGGACTCAGTAAAAAAGTACTGGATGTTAAAATTGGTCAGACGGGTTACGCCTTCGTTGCGCAGGGAGACGGCCTGAGGATTATCCATCCGGACAAGGATGTTGCGATGAAAGTGAACCCGCTCACCGATAGCGCTACTGATCCGAACCTTAGGCAGGTTTCCGAACGTATGTCGCGAGGTGAAACAGGGTTAACTGCCTTTGCATACAAAGGAGCTGAAAAAACGTATGCTTTCGCGCCTGTAGCCGGAACAAAATGGTCTTTGGCACTAGGCGTACCAACAGCAGAAGTAACAGGAGCAGTCTCCACATTAAGGAATATTTCATTAGTGACTATCGTTATTGTATTAATCCTAGCTGCCGTATTCATTATAGGGTACGCCCGCCGCATTGCCAAACCGATTAAAGCGCTGGCGGCGGCGGCCAACCGCATTGCCGGCGGCGACATTTCCCAGACGAAGCTGGATATCCATTCTAATGATGAGATTGGCCTGTTAGGTCAGAGCTTCGAGCAGATGACGCAGAACTTACGGGAGATCATTCAGAAAGTCCAGGGAGCCACCGAGCAGGTATCGGCTTCATCGGAAGAGCTTACCGCCAGTTCGGAGCAATCGACTCAGGCAGCCAATCAGATTGCCGTCTCGATTACGGATGTGGCTGCCGGATCCACTGCGCAAATGGAAGCGGCCAACGAATCTTCCGCTGTAGTGGAACAGATGTCGGCTAGTATTCAACAGATAGCCGCCAACGCCAATCAAGTAGCTGATCAATCCGGTCAAGCGGCCGATAAGGCGAAAGAGGGCGACAAGACGGTGGAAAAAGCGGTCAATCAGATGACCCAAATCGAGGATACCGTCAACACCTCCGCCCAGGTTGTAGTCAAGCTGGGCGAACGGTCAAAGGAAATCGGCCAGATTGTCGATACCATCTCCGGTATTGCCGGACAAACGAACCTATTGGCTTTAAATGCGGCTATTGAAGCCGCCCGGGCCGGTGAGCAGGGACGCGGTTTCGCGGTAGTGGCGGAAGAAGTACGGAAGCTGGCCGAGCAGTCGCAGGATGCAGCTAAAAAGATTGCCGAGCTCATTGGAGAAATCCAGGGAGAAACCGATAAAGCGGTTATCGCTATGAATGAAGGTACACAGGAAGTCAAAGCGGGAGCCGACGTGGTCAATGCCGCGGGAACTGCTTTCCGGGAAATTATGAATGTAGTGACCCAGGTGTCTGACCAAGTGAAAGAAATTTCAGCGTCTATTCAGCAAATGGCTACCGGCAGCCAGCACATCGTTAATTCGGTTAGCAAAATTGACGAACTTAGCAAAAAATCAGCCAGCGAGTCACAAAGCGTCTCGGCTGCTGCCGAAGAACAGCTGGCTTCGATGGAAGAAATCGCATCCTCCAGCCAGGCACTGGCAAAACTAGCTCAGGATCTGCAAACTGCTGTAGCCGGGTTTCGGCTGTAG
- a CDS encoding cytochrome b/b6 domain-containing protein: protein MPGLKMLPQNRDLITNILDTAWSPVAKMRLLSGGISPNNLLDGGEGLVGQKACIACGNCVDACPVILRELDHVQSQTNRNSLYLETIVDDKCLRCYQCIHACPQVDRAIKLTADRHRITERMVHWWLGFAYIVTAMSGILIYHSRTDWSPFFTFQASAVHKLGAIMWLLAPVLFFLFDRYHFNRTLKAITSLGSRDIVWWKDFVKSVFTKAKRPFEGEYNSGQKTWYIVVLGSMLVLGVSGIMRWGWESSMDAASLKQIILIHTLAARVIDISFIYHFGRKLFMRAWQRSRQIFRDSYACDQKQIEQSKPGCCTLQPPAASEVK from the coding sequence ATGCCAGGATTAAAAATGCTGCCCCAAAACCGGGATTTGATTACCAATATATTGGATACGGCTTGGTCGCCTGTTGCCAAGATGCGGCTGCTGTCCGGGGGAATATCCCCGAATAATCTGCTGGACGGCGGTGAGGGACTCGTAGGGCAGAAAGCCTGCATCGCCTGCGGCAATTGTGTCGACGCCTGCCCGGTGATATTGCGGGAATTGGATCATGTTCAATCCCAGACAAACCGGAACTCCTTGTATCTCGAAACCATTGTCGACGATAAATGCCTGCGGTGCTACCAGTGCATACATGCCTGTCCCCAGGTTGACAGAGCTATTAAATTAACGGCCGACCGGCATAGAATAACGGAACGAATGGTGCATTGGTGGCTGGGATTCGCCTATATTGTTACGGCGATGTCGGGAATTTTGATTTACCATTCCAGAACTGACTGGTCGCCGTTCTTTACCTTCCAGGCTAGTGCGGTTCATAAGCTGGGTGCCATTATGTGGCTGTTAGCGCCTGTTTTGTTTTTTCTCTTCGACAGGTATCATTTCAACCGTACGCTGAAAGCGATTACCTCGCTGGGATCGCGGGATATCGTCTGGTGGAAAGATTTCGTCAAATCAGTGTTCACTAAAGCGAAAAGACCGTTTGAAGGGGAATATAATTCCGGGCAAAAGACATGGTATATTGTGGTTTTGGGTTCCATGCTTGTTTTAGGCGTAAGCGGCATTATGCGCTGGGGCTGGGAAAGCAGTATGGATGCAGCGTCACTCAAGCAAATTATTTTGATTCACACGCTCGCCGCTCGTGTAATTGATATCAGTTTTATTTATCATTTTGGCCGCAAATTGTTTATGCGGGCTTGGCAGCGCAGCCGGCAGATTTTCCGGGATTCTTATGCCTGTGATCAAAAGCAAATCGAACAAAGCAAGCCCGGCTGCTGTACGCTGCAGCCGCCGGCTGCGTCGGAAGTTAAATAA
- a CDS encoding LysR family transcriptional regulator codes for MDSKDWEILKTVAEEKNITKAAERLYTSQPALTYRLKNMEKEFNARILIRTSSGILLTSQGEQLLEYANDMLRKMMNIKDRICNTAGKVHGSLRLGASSSFSHYQLPSLLEKFIALYPDVEISLKTGLSSKVHRMLQQEEIMAAIIRGDSNWQEEQYLLSEEPICLVSLHPLKLTDLPSRPRIDFKTDYSLQNIVETWWRENFYRPPLINMFVDNIDTCRQLVLRNLGWAIFPGIGLKEHDNLYVRPLHFKSGEPLTRRTWLVCRTSSLELSVVRAFVDHVRSYTKTSLLK; via the coding sequence ATGGACAGTAAGGATTGGGAAATATTAAAAACTGTCGCCGAAGAAAAAAACATTACCAAAGCCGCCGAACGTCTGTATACTTCACAGCCTGCTCTTACATACCGTCTAAAAAATATGGAAAAAGAATTTAACGCTAGAATTCTAATTCGTACCTCCAGCGGAATATTGCTTACCTCCCAAGGTGAGCAGCTGCTCGAATATGCTAATGATATGCTGCGGAAAATGATGAATATTAAAGACCGGATATGCAATACAGCAGGCAAAGTACATGGCTCGCTGCGTCTGGGAGCATCCTCAAGTTTTTCCCATTATCAGCTGCCCTCGCTTCTGGAAAAATTCATTGCCCTGTATCCTGATGTGGAAATTTCTCTCAAAACCGGACTCAGTTCTAAAGTTCACCGGATGCTGCAGCAGGAGGAAATAATGGCAGCCATTATCCGGGGAGACAGCAATTGGCAGGAAGAGCAGTATTTACTGTCAGAAGAGCCGATTTGCCTGGTCTCGCTTCATCCACTTAAACTCACCGATCTGCCGTCCCGTCCCCGGATTGATTTTAAAACCGATTATTCCTTACAGAACATAGTGGAAACCTGGTGGCGGGAGAATTTCTACCGGCCGCCTTTAATCAACATGTTTGTCGATAATATTGACACCTGCCGCCAATTAGTTCTCCGCAATCTGGGCTGGGCTATCTTCCCGGGAATCGGGCTAAAAGAACATGACAACCTGTATGTACGGCCGCTGCATTTTAAAAGCGGTGAGCCGCTGACCCGACGTACCTGGCTGGTATGCCGGACATCTTCTTTAGAATTATCGGTCGTCCGTGCCTTTGTCGATCATGTACGAAGTTATACCAAGACATCCCTCCTAAAATAG
- a CDS encoding NADP-dependent isocitrate dehydrogenase, with product MREKAKMITPLVEMDGDEMTRIIWKMIKDILLEPYIELKTEYYDLGLNNRNQTDDKVTEAAALAIKKYGVGVKCATITANAERVKEYKLKQMWKSPNGTIRSILDGTVFRTPIIVDSIEPFVKTWKKPITIARHAYGDLYRDVEYKVPGKGKAELAFTSETGEVIKQTIHDFKGPGVVLGMHNTDNSIANFAKACFSFALEQKRDLWFAAKDTISKQYDHTFKDIFGELYDKEYKAKFAAADIKYFYTLIDDAVARLMRSEGGMIWACKNYDGDVMSDMVSSAFGSLAMMTSVLVSPEGCYEYEAAHGTVQRHYYRHLKGEATSTNPIATLFAWTGALRKRGELDGIIALILFADDLEKTVIQTIKEGVITGDLANLSTVKHKRVVTTEAFLREVNKRLLKIL from the coding sequence ATGAGAGAAAAAGCTAAAATGATAACGCCATTAGTTGAAATGGATGGCGATGAGATGACCAGGATTATCTGGAAAATGATTAAAGACATATTGCTGGAGCCATATATAGAATTAAAGACGGAGTACTACGATCTTGGGCTTAACAACAGAAATCAGACCGACGACAAAGTGACGGAGGCGGCGGCGCTCGCTATAAAAAAATATGGTGTCGGCGTCAAGTGTGCGACCATTACGGCAAATGCAGAGCGGGTAAAGGAATACAAACTCAAGCAAATGTGGAAAAGTCCCAACGGTACAATACGGTCAATCTTAGACGGAACCGTGTTCAGAACGCCGATTATTGTTGACAGTATTGAGCCCTTCGTGAAAACGTGGAAAAAGCCAATCACTATCGCCAGGCATGCTTATGGTGATCTGTACAGAGATGTTGAATATAAAGTTCCGGGAAAAGGCAAAGCCGAGCTTGCCTTTACCAGTGAAACCGGCGAAGTTATAAAACAGACGATTCATGATTTTAAAGGTCCCGGTGTAGTTCTCGGCATGCATAATACGGATAATTCGATAGCGAACTTTGCCAAGGCTTGCTTCAGCTTCGCCCTGGAGCAAAAGCGGGATTTGTGGTTTGCTGCCAAAGATACAATATCAAAACAATACGATCATACTTTCAAAGATATATTCGGGGAACTGTACGATAAGGAGTACAAGGCTAAATTTGCGGCGGCTGATATTAAATATTTTTATACCCTGATTGATGATGCGGTTGCCAGGCTCATGCGGTCCGAGGGCGGAATGATTTGGGCCTGCAAGAATTATGACGGCGATGTAATGTCGGATATGGTTTCCAGTGCTTTTGGCAGCTTGGCAATGATGACATCCGTGCTTGTGTCGCCGGAAGGCTGTTATGAATACGAAGCGGCACACGGTACGGTTCAACGGCATTATTACCGGCATCTTAAGGGCGAAGCTACATCGACGAATCCGATAGCTACTTTGTTTGCCTGGACCGGAGCATTACGGAAACGCGGCGAACTTGATGGCATTATCGCTTTGATTCTTTTTGCTGATGATCTGGAAAAAACTGTTATTCAGACAATTAAGGAAGGTGTGATCACAGGGGATCTTGCAAACCTGTCAACGGTTAAACATAAAAGGGTGGTAACCACAGAGGCTTTTTTAAGAGAAGTCAACAAACGATTGTTGAAAATTTTATGA
- a CDS encoding FAD-binding protein, which yields MSGYPASMQESIKKLNETRDFRLKQEIPRLPFAEREKLLHAHHPDYRASANAEVHLGPNKGQKLTLKLVQLLEAKSRLDPDKVDLNKIDYDVDVLVIGGGGGGVAAALLAQENGAKVMLTTKLRVGDSNTIMAEGGIAAATKEIDSPERHFMDTLGGGRFKNKRDVISALVHDAPLIVEWLKGLGCMFDTHPNGDLVVSFAGGHQRKRVHSCKDLSGMEFMRVLRDEMYNRQIPTLEFSPAIELLMDDQGNCSGAILLNMETKQYYVVRAKAVILATGGIGRLHPNDFATTNHYGATADGLVIAYRAGANLLNMEAIQYHPTGAMWPHQMLGQLITEACRGNGAQLVNKNGERYINELETRDTVSSANLREVQERGNGIITPMGTQGVWLDTPLINIRGDAGKLDRMFAGIVRRFGEYGIDVRKEPILIFPTQHYQNGGVEIDPYAQTCIPGLYAAGEVSGGVQGINRLGGNSLLDIFVFGRRSGTRAAEFAKKRKVGKLTLKHVTEYNHQLEQLGISNDVESPLLLPNYMREDIKQVTLK from the coding sequence ATGTCAGGCTATCCTGCAAGCATGCAAGAGTCCATTAAAAAACTGAACGAAACACGGGACTTTCGATTAAAACAGGAAATACCCCGCCTTCCCTTTGCCGAAAGAGAGAAATTGCTCCACGCCCATCATCCGGACTATCGGGCGTCGGCTAATGCTGAAGTTCATTTAGGACCGAACAAAGGGCAAAAATTAACGCTTAAGCTGGTTCAGCTTTTGGAAGCAAAGAGCCGTCTCGATCCGGACAAAGTGGATTTAAACAAAATTGATTATGACGTGGATGTGCTGGTTATCGGCGGCGGCGGCGGCGGTGTTGCTGCGGCGCTGCTGGCCCAGGAGAATGGCGCCAAGGTAATGCTTACGACTAAATTGCGTGTCGGCGACTCCAATACCATCATGGCGGAAGGCGGTATTGCCGCAGCCACAAAGGAAATTGATTCACCGGAACGGCATTTTATGGATACTTTGGGCGGCGGCCGGTTTAAAAACAAGCGGGATGTTATCAGCGCTTTGGTCCATGACGCACCGCTGATCGTAGAATGGCTCAAAGGCTTAGGCTGTATGTTTGATACGCATCCCAACGGGGATTTGGTCGTTTCTTTTGCCGGCGGACACCAGCGCAAGCGGGTGCATTCCTGCAAGGATTTGAGCGGTATGGAATTTATGCGTGTACTCAGAGATGAAATGTATAACCGGCAAATTCCGACCCTTGAATTCAGTCCGGCAATCGAATTGCTGATGGATGATCAGGGGAATTGTTCCGGTGCGATTCTGTTAAATATGGAAACGAAACAATATTACGTTGTGAGAGCCAAAGCAGTGATTTTGGCAACCGGCGGCATCGGCCGGCTGCATCCCAATGATTTTGCCACCACCAATCATTATGGCGCTACGGCCGACGGACTGGTGATTGCCTATCGTGCCGGGGCAAATTTGCTCAATATGGAGGCCATTCAATATCATCCCACCGGCGCAATGTGGCCGCATCAAATGCTGGGACAGTTGATTACCGAAGCCTGCCGCGGCAATGGCGCCCAACTGGTCAATAAAAACGGGGAACGGTATATTAATGAGCTGGAAACCAGGGATACCGTGTCTTCAGCCAACCTGCGGGAGGTTCAGGAGCGGGGCAATGGAATTATAACCCCGATGGGAACGCAGGGAGTATGGCTGGACACGCCGCTGATCAACATTCGCGGCGATGCCGGTAAGCTGGACAGAATGTTTGCCGGCATTGTCCGCCGGTTTGGCGAGTATGGCATTGATGTTCGGAAAGAACCGATCTTAATTTTCCCGACACAGCATTATCAAAATGGCGGGGTTGAAATTGATCCCTATGCGCAAACCTGTATCCCCGGGCTGTATGCAGCCGGCGAAGTTTCCGGCGGTGTTCAGGGCATAAACCGTTTGGGGGGGAATTCTCTGCTGGATATTTTTGTCTTTGGCCGCAGGAGCGGTACAAGAGCAGCGGAATTTGCCAAAAAACGTAAAGTCGGCAAGCTGACGCTGAAGCATGTTACAGAGTACAATCACCAGCTGGAGCAGCTGGGCATCAGTAATGACGTTGAGTCGCCGCTGCTATTGCCGAATTATATGCGGGAAGACATAAAACAAGTAACGCTAAAATAG
- a CDS encoding FAD-dependent oxidoreductase, whose translation MAETYRFDVIVIGAGPAGIACACKLAKAGKKTLVIDRAKQVGGKNLTGGRVYTYALELVEPGLHKKAALERPVVREQVMVLSDTSAMSVDYYNPELAEDIPQSYTVLRGNFDDWFAAYAEQQGAVLVDGIRVDDLVIENGQVVGIRAGDDVVYADTVVAADGVNSLVAQQAGLRNQVSSHSVGVGVKETIALPAAAIERRFNLNPGQGVARTILGGTQGIIGGGFLYTNKESVSLGVVLNPDSVAEKGLRLYDVFQEFKMHPALQALLGDGETIEYGAHLVPEAGWRGVPQRLYRPGLVVVGDAAGFVVNTGTILRGIDLAILSGIAAAQAVITAAAPEAVGPAYQKELERLNVIPTMRLYAGWPEITQNPRMASTYPTMMNAMAGQMFTVSGDVPEKINTAMLRIAKQHVGIKNLLADGWKGFRAI comes from the coding sequence ATGGCAGAGACGTATCGTTTTGATGTGATCGTGATTGGGGCGGGACCGGCAGGAATTGCCTGTGCCTGCAAGCTGGCTAAAGCGGGTAAAAAAACATTGGTGATTGACCGGGCCAAGCAGGTTGGCGGTAAGAATCTTACCGGAGGACGGGTTTACACGTATGCCCTGGAGCTGGTGGAACCGGGTCTTCATAAAAAGGCGGCGTTGGAACGGCCGGTGGTGCGGGAGCAAGTGATGGTGCTCAGTGACACAAGCGCCATGTCGGTTGACTACTACAATCCAGAACTGGCAGAGGATATCCCCCAGTCTTATACGGTGCTGCGGGGTAACTTTGACGACTGGTTTGCAGCGTATGCGGAGCAGCAGGGAGCGGTGCTGGTTGACGGCATCCGGGTCGACGATTTAGTGATAGAAAACGGACAGGTTGTCGGGATCAGAGCCGGAGACGATGTAGTGTATGCGGATACTGTGGTAGCGGCCGACGGCGTAAATTCGCTGGTTGCCCAACAGGCCGGTCTGCGAAATCAGGTATCATCGCACAGTGTGGGAGTGGGGGTAAAGGAAACCATAGCACTCCCTGCGGCCGCGATTGAACGACGGTTTAATCTGAACCCGGGTCAGGGAGTGGCGCGAACCATCCTGGGAGGGACGCAGGGAATCATTGGCGGCGGTTTTTTATATACGAATAAAGAGTCGGTTTCTCTGGGGGTGGTATTGAATCCGGACAGTGTGGCGGAAAAAGGACTGCGGCTCTACGATGTGTTTCAGGAGTTCAAAATGCATCCGGCACTGCAAGCGCTGCTAGGCGACGGAGAAACGATCGAATACGGGGCGCATCTCGTGCCGGAGGCAGGCTGGCGAGGAGTGCCGCAGCGGCTTTACCGGCCGGGCTTAGTGGTAGTCGGCGACGCCGCCGGTTTTGTGGTGAATACGGGTACGATTCTACGAGGTATTGATCTGGCGATTCTCAGCGGTATAGCGGCGGCTCAGGCTGTGATTACCGCGGCGGCGCCGGAAGCGGTGGGACCGGCTTATCAGAAGGAACTGGAACGGTTAAACGTCATACCTACGATGCGGCTCTATGCCGGCTGGCCGGAAATTACGCAGAATCCCCGCATGGCAAGCACTTATCCAACCATGATGAATGCTATGGCCGGGCAGATGTTTACAGTGAGCGGCGATGTTCCGGAAAAGATCAATACGGCCATGCTGCGGATAGCAAAACAGCATGTAGGCATTAAAAACTTATTGGCCGATGGCTGGAAGGGGTTCAGAGCGATATGA
- the citD gene encoding citrate lyase acyl carrier protein, protein MLIEKTGQAGTVESSDVFITVAPAKQGDGIAIELESPTMQQYGHQIKAVIREALQRYQITDAMVVVNDKGALDCTIRARMNTAIERAMAVVRQ, encoded by the coding sequence ATGTTAATTGAAAAAACAGGTCAGGCCGGCACGGTTGAATCGAGTGATGTTTTTATCACGGTTGCGCCGGCAAAGCAAGGTGATGGAATCGCAATTGAACTGGAGAGTCCGACTATGCAGCAATACGGACATCAAATCAAAGCCGTAATCCGGGAAGCGTTGCAGCGCTATCAGATTACGGATGCCATGGTCGTAGTCAATGACAAAGGGGCTTTGGACTGTACAATCAGGGCTCGTATGAATACAGCGATTGAACGCGCGATGGCTGTAGTCCGGCAGTAA
- a CDS encoding 4Fe-4S dicluster domain-containing protein has product MTVKKETIEYLINLDRIKVDEKQAHIVLDKEKCAKCNDKPCLLVCPAVLYTLEKGELHFDYAGCLECGTCRAVCKNGGIVEWRYPRGSLGVSYRQG; this is encoded by the coding sequence ATGACGGTAAAAAAGGAAACGATAGAGTATTTGATTAATTTGGATCGGATTAAGGTCGATGAAAAACAGGCGCATATTGTTCTTGATAAGGAGAAATGCGCAAAATGTAACGATAAGCCCTGTTTGTTGGTCTGTCCGGCCGTACTTTATACGCTGGAAAAAGGCGAACTTCATTTTGACTATGCCGGCTGCCTGGAATGCGGCACCTGCCGGGCGGTGTGTAAAAACGGCGGCATTGTGGAATGGAGATATCCCAGGGGATCGCTGGGAGTGAGTTACCGTCAGGGGTAG
- a CDS encoding aldolase/citrate lyase family protein, whose product MRLRRTMMFVPGNNPGMLTNAGIYGADTLMLDLEDSVAITEKDAARHLVCEALKTIDYPCEVGVRINHVNTDFG is encoded by the coding sequence ATGAGATTGCGTAGGACGATGATGTTTGTGCCGGGCAATAATCCGGGAATGCTGACCAATGCCGGCATTTACGGCGCCGATACCTTAATGCTGGATCTGGAGGATTCGGTAGCTATCACCGAAAAAGATGCCGCCCGGCATCTGGTTTGCGAGGCGCTGAAAACGATTGACTATCCCTGCGAAGTCGGGGTACGGATCAATCATGTCAATACGGATTTCGGCTA